A region of Carassius auratus strain Wakin unplaced genomic scaffold, ASM336829v1 scaf_tig00028197, whole genome shotgun sequence DNA encodes the following proteins:
- the LOC113079469 gene encoding protein NLRC3-like: MSLSHKQSVRSGSHVSVKSDRSKDDDMPDFSEETTRTKRFQYETLDPDLQSHRKQKNFTDSLLQIFQDLESKIIKFLKKELEKFKKILQKENLQYFVKDFIENRCSMKEAALDLTLYFLREMKQDEAADTLEDELFFIHQLKCSLKKKYQCVFEGIAKQGDSTFLKNIYTDLYITQGCSEQVNTEHEVRQIEVASRRHESQEIQVECKHLFEAPEQDKQIRTVLTKGVAGIGKSVSVQKFVLDWAEGKENQDISFIFPLPFREMNLKEKEKLSLMDLITQFFTETKGLNLTRRNQFKVLFILDGLDECRLPVNFKDNETWSDVSSPVSLDVLLTNLIKGNLLPSALIWITSRPAAASKIPPDCIDRLTEIRGFNDAQKEEYFRKRFTDENQAKEIIDHVKQSKSLFIMCHIPVFCWISATVLHNILEEKINNVVKNNQADDVSKTLQESNTEDTPKTLTQMYTHFLRFQIQQSRRKYDGEHTPDVSWDKDAIFSLGKLAFEQLEINNVIFYDTDLEACGIDVYKASVYSGMCTQIFKKETGITLGTMYCFVHLSIQEFIAALYAHQFLDINKKYVFDQDSTEQENKSKTMIDLLKTAVDKALESDNGHLDLFLRFLLGLSLQSNQRLLQGLLTQKNRNEQSKKEVVQYIKQKFESNLSPERSINLFYCLNELNDQTLVKDIQTHLSKGSLSSADLSPAQWSALVFVLLTSEEELEEFELQKFKKSDECLIRLLAVIKTCKRAL; the protein is encoded by the exons atgagtctctcacacaaacagag tgtaagatcaggatcacatgtgtctgtgaagagtgaccggtcAAAGGATGATGACATGCCAGACTTCAGTGAAGAAACAACACGAACCAAACG GTTTCAGTATGAAACATTAGATCCAGATTTACAGTCTCACAGGAAACAGAAGAATTTTACAGACAGTCTCCTGCAGATCTTCCAG gatcttgagagcaaaataatcaaatttctaaagaaagaactggaaaagtttaagaaaatattacaaaaagagaacttgcaatactttgtgaaggactttattgagaacagatgcagtatgaaagaagcagctcttgatctcacgctctacttcctgagagagatgaagcaagatgaagctgctgatactcTAGAAG atgaactgttcttcattcatcagctaaagtgtagcctaaagaagaagtatcaatgtgtgtttgaaggaattgcaaagcaaggtgACTCTACatttctgaagaacatctacacagatctctatatcactcagggttgtagtgaacaggtcaatactgaacatgaggtgagacagattgaagttgcttccagacgtcatgaatcacaggagatacaggttgagtgcaaacatttgtttgaagcacctgaacaagacaagcagatcagaactgtactgacaaaaggagttgctggcatcggaaaatcagtctctgtgcagaagtttgttctggattgggccgaaggaaaagaaaatcaagatatcagcttcatatttcctcttccattcagagagatgaacttaaaggagaaagaaaaactaagtttgatggaccttataactcagtttttcacagagacaaaaggactgaaccttacaagaagaaatcaattcaaagtcttgttcattcttgatggattggatgaatgtcgtcttcctgtaaactttaaggataatgagacgtggtctgatgtttcatcaccagtctctctggatgttctcctgacgaacctcatcaagggaaatctgcttccttctgctctcatctggatcaccagcagaccagcagctgccagtaagattcctcctgactgtatcgaccggctgacagagatacgaggattcaatgatgcacaaaaggaggagtacttcagaaaaagattcacggatgagaatcaggccaaagaaatcattgatcatgttaaacaatcaaagagtctctttatcatgtgccacatcccagtcttctgctggatttcagccactgttctccacaacattttagaggagaaaataaataatgttgtgaaaaacaatcaggctgatgatgtctccaaaacactgcaggagtcaaatactgaagacactcctaagactctgacacaaatgtacacacacttcctcagatttcagatccagcagagcagacgaaagtatgatggagaacatacaccagatgtttcctgggataaagatgccatcttttcactggggaaactggcatttgaacagctggaaataaacaatgtgatcttctatgacacagatctggaagcctgtggtattgacgtctataaggcatcagtgtactcaggcatgtgtacccagatctttaagaAGGAAACCGGGATCactcttggtaccatgtactgcttcgttcacttgagcattcaagagtttattgcagccctttatgcacatcagtttctagacatcaacaagaaatatgtgtttgatcaagactctacagaacaggaaaacaaaagtaaaaccatgattgatttgctcaagactgcagtggacaaggcactagagagtgataatggacacctggatctttttcttcgcttcctccttggtttgtcactccagtccaatcagagactcttacagggtctgttgacacagaaaaatagaaatgagcagagcaaaaaggaagtagttcagtacatcaagcagaaattcgagtctaatctgtctccagagagatccatcaatctgttctactgtctgaatgaactgaacgaccaaactctggtaaaagacattcagacccaccttagcaaaggaagtctctcatctgctgatctttcacctgcccagtggtctgctttggtctttgtgttgttgacatcagaggaggagctggaggagtttgagcttcagaaattcaagaaatcagacgagtgtctcattagattattagcagtcatcaaaacctgcaaaagagctctgtaa